A single region of the Solwaraspora sp. WMMD406 genome encodes:
- a CDS encoding universal stress protein — protein MSDHPTPVRDRIAVGVDDSASAWAAVALAAREAAVQHRPLRLVHAMHWTADAPSTGAGDDRPDTQHLLEKATRLVDDVAPDVEVSVEVSESTPTTALLRESRMASLVVLGDGDLARWTCLPLDALAVEVAARADCSVLVARAPGGQRPDPGGPVLVGVDGSAGSERALGLAFDMAAQRGSELTVVRAWESELRWADTSAVAHAELTEAVAPWQEKHPEVTVRLQVVNGAPGRVLIDRSADAGVVVVGARGDHPLRVPLGAVSQAVLHHARCATVIVRECAPPPAVGD, from the coding sequence ATGTCAGATCACCCCACGCCCGTACGGGACCGGATCGCGGTCGGCGTCGACGACTCCGCGTCCGCCTGGGCCGCCGTCGCGTTGGCTGCCCGGGAAGCCGCCGTCCAGCACCGCCCGCTGCGACTGGTGCACGCGATGCACTGGACCGCCGACGCGCCGTCGACCGGCGCCGGCGACGACCGCCCCGACACCCAGCACCTCCTCGAAAAGGCGACCCGGCTCGTCGACGACGTCGCCCCCGACGTCGAGGTCAGCGTCGAGGTGTCGGAGAGCACACCCACCACCGCACTGCTGCGGGAATCCCGGATGGCGTCGCTCGTCGTGCTCGGCGACGGCGATCTCGCCCGATGGACCTGTCTGCCGCTGGACGCGCTCGCCGTGGAGGTCGCGGCCCGGGCGGACTGCAGTGTGCTGGTCGCGCGGGCCCCGGGCGGTCAGCGCCCCGATCCCGGCGGACCGGTGCTGGTCGGGGTGGACGGCTCGGCCGGGTCGGAACGGGCACTCGGACTCGCCTTCGACATGGCGGCCCAGCGCGGAAGCGAACTGACCGTCGTCCGGGCCTGGGAAAGCGAGCTGCGCTGGGCGGACACCTCGGCCGTCGCGCACGCCGAACTGACCGAGGCCGTGGCACCGTGGCAGGAGAAACACCCGGAGGTCACCGTACGGCTGCAGGTGGTCAACGGCGCGCCCGGACGGGTGCTCATCGACCGGTCGGCGGACGCCGGTGTGGTGGTCGTCGGTGCGCGCGGCGACCACCCGCTGCGGGTGCCGCTGGGCGCGGTCAGCCAGGCCGTGCTGCACCACGCCCGCTGCGCGACGGTGATCGTCCGGGAATGCGCCCCGCCGCCGGCCGTCGGCGACTGA